AAGCGAACTTGCGGATCGGTGGATCCCTCTCCACAGGCACGACGCAAATTCGGCACTAAGTGTTGAAGCCCGCTCCAGACGATCGCATCGCTCAGAGGTGATGCCGTTGGAGAAAGAAAGGGCTCAAGAAGCTGCGTGAAGGCATCCATCCCGCATGCTGCCGTCACATCGGCAGCGGCACCGGTCAACAGAGAACCATCCAAGATCACTGCGCTTGGGACAAAGTTGTTATGCCGCAACGACTTCTTGTAGCCATCAGGGCCCACATGGCTCAGCACTGCATTTTTAGACACTTCCCCACCGGTTCCTGAGGTGGTGGGAATCGCAAGGAAAGGCAGCGTGATTCCGCTGTGAGCCAGACCGCGGCCCACACCCTCCAGGTGATCCAGCACAGAGTTTCCGTGGGGAATCATCGCGGCAATCGCTTTGCCAAAATCGATCACGCTGCCGCCGCCGATGCCAATCACAGCATCAATGCCCTGGCCAAACCACTGCTGCGTGGTTTGATCCACCAGCTCTGTACTGGGTTCACCAGCACAGATCACATTGGAGTGCTTGGCTCCAGCATCGTCAATCAAGCGCATCACCACGCTCAGCTGACCCATCTCCTGCAGCGAAGCCCGGCCTGTAAGCAGAAGAACAGACTCAGCTTTGAGTGAGCGCAGCCAGGCTGTGACCTCTTTCAGCGTTCCCGTTCCGCAGTGAATCGGGGGGACGCGTGCAAAAGAAAACGAAACCGTCATGGTGCAACCGATTCGTAAGGAACACCCTTCCGCGGTTCAGCCATCCAGTCGGCAACGGTTTCCCTCCACTTGAGGTAATGCGCTGTGCTCTTGTGGGCTGCTGCTGCTGCCTCCGATTCGTACGCCTCGTACAGCAGGAACAGGCTGGAGTCGTCTTTGCTTTGGAGGATGTCAAAGCGTTGATTGCCAGGTTCCTGAATGGATTCCTTGTGATTCAGGATGGAAGCCTGGCGGAACTCCTCGATTCGATCGGGTTTCACGTGGACGTGAACGCAGGTGACGTACATCGAAGACCTGTGTAATGGTGACTTCCAATCCAACCATCCAGCGAGCAGGATTCCAAGCCGCCTCACAGGCCTCGCTGATGTCCAGTTGCAGTTGCAGTTTCCCGTTGCATCGCGACCTACGGGATTTCAGGGCGTAGGCGCATGCTCAGATCCAGCCAGCGGCTGTGAGTGTCTGGCGTACTGATCTGAAGGAGTTGATGCCGGCTCATCAAGGGAGACAAGCATGGGGCCAGAGGCTGCATTGGAGGAAGCGCTCTGGCGATTGAAGGACTGCGCGCAGCGAGGCGGAGGTGCTCAGCTTTCAGGAGCTGAAAAGACTCGTAGGCTTTGAGAACAATTCAACAACTATCGATCAGCCGTTAAACATCAGCCATTAAGATCGCAAATCAAGAGAAAAACAACAAGAGAGACCAAGACAATCTCTTAGGAAATTACACAGAGTCACCGTCAGAAGGCGCAGAAAAGAGAGCAGATTTTTCGGCTTGATTTCCCAAGAGTTCGCAATAATCAGCAAATTCCAGTGGCCTGGAAAAATAATATCCCTGGAAGACTTGATATCCCATACGACGAAGGACATCAAACTGGGAAAAATCCTCAACTCCTTCAACAATCGCCTCAGCACCAATCGACGAAGACAGGGCAAGACTGGCCTTCAAAATAGCAACAGATGGAACAGATTCAAGGCTGCTGGAATCAAATGAATGAAGCTGTGCGACAAAGCTCTGATCCAACTTCAGTGAATAGATTGGCAGGGAAAGAAGACTTGAAAGGCTAGCAAAACCTGTTCCAAAATCGTCGATATGAAGGCAGATACCGGCCTCGTGAAGGCCATTCAGTCGACGAGTAGCAAGGTCGTCTAGGAATCCAGATTCTGTGATCTCAACATGCAAATACCTTGGCGCAACGCCAAAACGTTGAAGATTCACCAACAATGTTTTCACGAGATCATGCTCCCGAGAAGAAAGCTGACTGGCCGAAATATTAATTGACAGGGGAGGAATATCCCCACTTCCATGGAACGAAGAAAGAGTGCGGCAAGCAGCTTCAATAACCCACTCACCTATTGAATGAATTTGACCAGTTTGCTCAGCAAGTGGAATAAAAACTCCCGGACTAACAGGGCCAAGACTTGGACTCTCCCAGCGCAATAGAGCCTCAGCACCCACAATCTGCCCTGAGACATTCCATTGTGGCTGAAAAACTAGTCGAAATTCATCATTGACCGCAGCCTGGCGGAGGCTGAGTTCAAGATTCCATAATTCGGCCGTTCTCGATGTAATGTCATCTCCAAAAATGACAATGGGCTCTGCCACAGAATTGATTCGCCGTGCCTGATCTAATGCAGATGCAGCACTTGAGAGGATGGACTCTTCATTGTCTCCATGGTCCGGAAATGAACTGATGCCTGCATGAAAACCGAGACCATAAAAACCATCGCCGTACGATTCCAGCAGAGATGGCAATTTCTGGACAAGATGAAGAGCAGCAGAATGCGCAGCCTTGGAATCGCGTCCATTTAAAATAATTAGAAACTCATCAGAATCAGGCCTGATTAAATGGTCACCATCTTGAAGCCAATCCTTTAAAACAGCAGCAGTAGCACGAAGAATGTCGTCACCCTTTGCGCGACCGAGATAAGTATTGAGGCGACCAAAACCCTTCAAATCGAGCCATATAAGAGAAACGGGTAACCCAGTGGAAATACTATCTTTTAAGAGTGCATATGCACTTTTTAAATTTCCCAAACCAGTCAGCTGATCACACAAAAGACTTGACTGCAATGAAAGCGATGACTCCTGTTGAACATCAACATTAATCATGAGTCCTTCGCAGATCAGGAGATCATTGTCGCGAGTAACACTCATTCTCACCTCATACCAAGACCAACGACCGTCGAGAGAGACGCCACGAAATGGCCGGCTAGTAATGTCATTACCAAAACCATCACTTTCCAACAAAGCCTGGGCAACACTAGACATATATTCCCGATCATCTGGATGCACATCCTGAAGAAATGATTGCAAGAGAAAGAGTGCAGAACCAGACTCCATTATTTCTGGAGCCGTAAAATGACAATGAATATATTCGTCAGACTTGAAGTATTCCTGCATTGCCTTCCCCTCAGGAGACAGCGGGAATCGAAAGAACTCAACACCAGCGCGCCTAAGCAAAGCAACTACATCAGAGCGAATCGGAAGACGATCTACCGAAAGATTATTATTTGGCTGCTCAGAATCAGTCATGGTGTCACCGTGGAGATGGCTTTCACTAAATCATCAGAACTACGGGGGCGGACAAGAACATCAAACTCCGAGACCGTAATTCCATGCTTAGTAGGATATCCACACGTACCAGGGATCCTAGCCATCTCATAGCGAGAAAGAAGCTCTTGAATAATAGCCGGAATAACTGACATGACAATATACTTGCCAGCACAAACATGAGACATATGGCCGAAGTGCAAGTAATCTAGGGATGGCCTGTTTGGATTGAATTGCCACGGTTGACCCACATACTTAGGATCAAACATGGCAGAGGAATTCCAGGCCATCACCAAGGTATTTGCCGAGACCGATGAGCGGTAAGAAGCACTCACTAACTCAGTTCGGCTCTTGCAGTGACGATAAATCACAGGATCACCGGGAGAAAAGCGAAGTGCCTCTAAGACAAATCCTTGTAGCGGATTCAAAAACAATTGATCCCCATCCATCGGAGACTTAGCTGCTTTTGCAGCTTGTTCAAGAATGCGAGGACGAGAGATCAACTGATCAATGACCTGGCAAATCGTATTGATCAAGGGCAGGACTGCTCCAACAAGAAATCCCGTCAGGTTGATCCGAATTGCAAGATCATCCATACCTGGGGTGCCTGACTGTTGGAGCCTGAGACACCGTGCCAGAACGGTATTGGCACTCTCTAAGTTTGTACTGGATTGTTGCTTTGCAGTCGCGATCTGACGATCAAGATCCTGATTGAACAAGACCGCAGAAGCCAAGGCAGCCTCTCGACTGTCGTCACCATTAAGGTCGTAAAAAATATAGTGAAAGAGATGTGAGAACCAAACAAAATTGAAATCGATCTCGGCTGCTCCTTCGGCATTCACAGCCTGCATCGGAAGACGAACGCCGAAATATTTTTCAATAAATGATTGAATAACAGGCAGAACAAGATCTTTTGGCAAGCTCAAAACCTTCGAGCCATCGAGATCACGGAGCACATCTGTTCGCGATTCAAATGCAAGAAAGCTATCGACAGATGCATCGGCAGCAATCCGGTGACATCGATGCACATCATCCCGGCGAAAAACTAATCTCATATTGGAAATATCGCGGGTGTACGTTGGCGATGTGGATTGCATGCCAAGAAGAAAGTTGCCAGAAGAGCGGCCATTTTTCGTGACATCACACATTCTCGGTCCATAGACAACACAAAAATCCTCGGAGCGCTCCAACACCTCTTCTACATCCTGTCGCCTCAAGAGATGAAGTTGTCGCATCACAGGAAACTCATCACCATGACTGTATTCCTTGATGTTGACGCCAGGTAACCACGCAGGAAGAGTAAAGCGATTAACAAACAGACGCATCAGCGACAAGACAAAGTAAATGGTGATGTGCTTATTTTTTACGACCAACAATCGTTGCAGCAGAGAAGGATAGAATGCTCTTTTTCTGTAGTGTTTGCTTTCAGTAAGTGGATCCGGTCCAAAAACACCGTTAACGCCTAGTGAGCGAATCCAATCAATAGGGAGCAACAAAACTTCCCTAACAAAACTTGTAAAAATAGAAACCAGAGAAAAGCCTGTTTGGGAGCGATGGCGGAATTCACGATGGATGCGATAACGAGGATTAACCCAAAACAACTCCGTTAGCAAATCGCCTGCAAAACGTAGAAAGCGAACAATAAATTCAATCAACTGCAGACTATATAAAAACAGCATTCGCGACGAACGCATCAAGGAATAGAGAAGTAGCGCTGCAAGCAAAAGCAACTCATAATGCGACAGCAATGCATCAACAAAAGGTTCGATTCGTTGACAAGATGACTCAATCCATGCGCCAACACTTCCCAAAGCGACATCGACAAGTGAAGACAGATCCTCTGAAATGCTGAGGACAGGAGTGATGGTGGATGGCACCGACATGAAAGCAAGAGAGTGAATCAGATGACTAGCCATAAGGATCAAAAACGGTTCTCAGCTAACAAGCGGATCGCTGAAAGGCTGGGTACAAAGAAATAAGCACCACCTCGACACACCACTGGCTGTGGGGTGGGCTTGGCTACAAAAGGAAGCGTGCATGAACCATCTGGCCCTTCAGATGAGATCATCACTTTTGTACTCTTCCTATCACTCGCCACAGAAGGATGGAGTGCACCAGCGATAGGACAGATGTCATTCCCTAAATTGAAATCGGATCCATAGTTCAACCACTGCTGCTGCATAAACTCAAACTGCCTTGCAAGATCTGCACAAATAGCGACAAAAAAAGTTCCTCGTTCTGAATCAGCTGAGATGGATGAATCATGATCAATGGGATTCTCGTTCATCAGCTCCGAAGGTGAGCCATAGGTCATGCCACGCCTTAAAATTCGACGACGGTTCACAAGCAGAGAGCTTGCTTGAGATGTTTCTGACGGATCGGAATCATTGCGCACTGAAGGATCACCACTATCTCGGGGATTACTACGACGAATATGTGCGGCAAATGGGCACCTTCTGCCTTTTGTATCATCAGACTCAAAGGTAAAGCGTGTAAATTTAGTTTTAAATTGTTTCCAAGCTTCTTTTGCACTAGGCCCACCCTTTTGAGCCTCGCCTGCCAATGTCAGGAGACGTACTCGAAAGCTCAGCCATGATTCATACGTCGGAGCATGCACCAATGGCGTGCCATCATCCCAACGTCCAACAAGTTTCGCACGAAGAACTTTTAACGCTTTGGTGAATTGAGAAGCAGCGGAAGGTTGCTCAGAAGATGATGAGCATTCAACCTGATCAAGCCAATGCTCCATCAATGGAGTCTGATTCACCAAGGCATTATGAAAGGCGGTGACATTCTGCTCTAGTTTACGAACAGCCATGAATGTTCCATTTTTGCTGAAGGTATAGGGCATTGGATGGCACGTTGTTTCCTGAGCTTCATTGGGATAACCCAAGAGGAATTCTCCTGGGGCGATCGGTCTCCACTGACCACAAGAGAGATGACCTTGCCCTTGTGCCATCTCAGCTTGAAAAGCAGCTGGATATTGACCATCAAAAACAGGATCTCCGATTCCATCGAAGAATCCAAAGTGTTCATATTCGCTATATCGCAAATCTGTAAGTTCTGCCGATGAAGCAACATACCGGCTCTTTTTTTGGTTATCTAAGTCTGCTAAATACTGATCATCACTAATACCAGAAATTGCAAGATCCTGGAGTCGCGAACGGAACAATGATTCACACTCAAGCCATTTCGATTCAGGATCAGCACTGGAGTGTCCCGTCAGAGCAACCAAACGATGCAGTTCAGCCTGATCAAGTAAGCGCCTGGACTCTTGATCCAGATTTTCAATCATCATGGATCGGGCTAACTTAAAAGTCTCTTGACAATGATAATCAGACTTTGAAAAGGATTCACCTCTACGCAGACAAACCTTTTTCAAACAAGAATTAAATGCAACACGCAAGCTGATCATCAAATGCGTAGTTTGTTCGTGTTGATCATCCTTCCAGGCATTATTCCAATCAAGTCGATTATCATTCAACATTTCAGCTCTATCCCACATTCCATCTAAGAAAGCATCTGGAAATTGACGAAGAACTGAATTGGGAACGCCTAAAGCCTTAAGACCTGATGCTGTAAAAGCAATATTGAGCAGAGCATCTGGAGTATCCTTTCTCAGCTGATCCGCAGGAAT
The window above is part of the Synechococcus sp. WH 8020 genome. Proteins encoded here:
- a CDS encoding iron-containing alcohol dehydrogenase translates to MTVSFSFARVPPIHCGTGTLKEVTAWLRSLKAESVLLLTGRASLQEMGQLSVVMRLIDDAGAKHSNVICAGEPSTELVDQTTQQWFGQGIDAVIGIGGGSVIDFGKAIAAMIPHGNSVLDHLEGVGRGLAHSGITLPFLAIPTTSGTGGEVSKNAVLSHVGPDGYKKSLRHNNFVPSAVILDGSLLTGAAADVTAACGMDAFTQLLEPFLSPTASPLSDAIVWSGLQHLVPNLRRACGEGSTDPQVRLHMAYGSLCSGIGLANAGLGIVHGLAGPIGGWFPMPHGVICGTLMGAAQQQNWNALKQRDPHNPAVERMARVGRLLPGGSHVTQNNAAVDHLTDCLVQWVDELKIPRLSDYGITHGDLDRIVGAASNRNNPIALTPSEIKTLLETRL
- a CDS encoding antibiotic biosynthesis monooxygenase, which codes for MYVTCVHVHVKPDRIEEFRQASILNHKESIQEPGNQRFDILQSKDDSSLFLLYEAYESEAAAAAHKSTAHYLKWRETVADWMAEPRKGVPYESVAP
- a CDS encoding sensor domain-containing protein; amino-acid sequence: MTDSEQPNNNLSVDRLPIRSDVVALLRRAGVEFFRFPLSPEGKAMQEYFKSDEYIHCHFTAPEIMESGSALFLLQSFLQDVHPDDREYMSSVAQALLESDGFGNDITSRPFRGVSLDGRWSWYEVRMSVTRDNDLLICEGLMINVDVQQESSLSLQSSLLCDQLTGLGNLKSAYALLKDSISTGLPVSLIWLDLKGFGRLNTYLGRAKGDDILRATAAVLKDWLQDGDHLIRPDSDEFLIILNGRDSKAAHSAALHLVQKLPSLLESYGDGFYGLGFHAGISSFPDHGDNEESILSSAASALDQARRINSVAEPIVIFGDDITSRTAELWNLELSLRQAAVNDEFRLVFQPQWNVSGQIVGAEALLRWESPSLGPVSPGVFIPLAEQTGQIHSIGEWVIEAACRTLSSFHGSGDIPPLSINISASQLSSREHDLVKTLLVNLQRFGVAPRYLHVEITESGFLDDLATRRLNGLHEAGICLHIDDFGTGFASLSSLLSLPIYSLKLDQSFVAQLHSFDSSSLESVPSVAILKASLALSSSIGAEAIVEGVEDFSQFDVLRRMGYQVFQGYYFSRPLEFADYCELLGNQAEKSALFSAPSDGDSV
- a CDS encoding cytochrome P450, with protein sequence MSVPSTITPVLSISEDLSSLVDVALGSVGAWIESSCQRIEPFVDALLSHYELLLLAALLLYSLMRSSRMLFLYSLQLIEFIVRFLRFAGDLLTELFWVNPRYRIHREFRHRSQTGFSLVSIFTSFVREVLLLPIDWIRSLGVNGVFGPDPLTESKHYRKRAFYPSLLQRLLVVKNKHITIYFVLSLMRLFVNRFTLPAWLPGVNIKEYSHGDEFPVMRQLHLLRRQDVEEVLERSEDFCVVYGPRMCDVTKNGRSSGNFLLGMQSTSPTYTRDISNMRLVFRRDDVHRCHRIAADASVDSFLAFESRTDVLRDLDGSKVLSLPKDLVLPVIQSFIEKYFGVRLPMQAVNAEGAAEIDFNFVWFSHLFHYIFYDLNGDDSREAALASAVLFNQDLDRQIATAKQQSSTNLESANTVLARCLRLQQSGTPGMDDLAIRINLTGFLVGAVLPLINTICQVIDQLISRPRILEQAAKAAKSPMDGDQLFLNPLQGFVLEALRFSPGDPVIYRHCKSRTELVSASYRSSVSANTLVMAWNSSAMFDPKYVGQPWQFNPNRPSLDYLHFGHMSHVCAGKYIVMSVIPAIIQELLSRYEMARIPGTCGYPTKHGITVSEFDVLVRPRSSDDLVKAISTVTP
- a CDS encoding Dyp-type peroxidase, whose translation is MTTILDRLDIQGNILLPYGRSSYPLARHFIFHVRDQEEAQKFLSWIQPQITTAQFFPSKRSDQMQIPADQLRKDTPDALLNIAFTASGLKALGVPNSVLRQFPDAFLDGMWDRAEMLNDNRLDWNNAWKDDQHEQTTHLMISLRVAFNSCLKKVCLRRGESFSKSDYHCQETFKLARSMMIENLDQESRRLLDQAELHRLVALTGHSSADPESKWLECESLFRSRLQDLAISGISDDQYLADLDNQKKSRYVASSAELTDLRYSEYEHFGFFDGIGDPVFDGQYPAAFQAEMAQGQGHLSCGQWRPIAPGEFLLGYPNEAQETTCHPMPYTFSKNGTFMAVRKLEQNVTAFHNALVNQTPLMEHWLDQVECSSSSEQPSAASQFTKALKVLRAKLVGRWDDGTPLVHAPTYESWLSFRVRLLTLAGEAQKGGPSAKEAWKQFKTKFTRFTFESDDTKGRRCPFAAHIRRSNPRDSGDPSVRNDSDPSETSQASSLLVNRRRILRRGMTYGSPSELMNENPIDHDSSISADSERGTFFVAICADLARQFEFMQQQWLNYGSDFNLGNDICPIAGALHPSVASDRKSTKVMISSEGPDGSCTLPFVAKPTPQPVVCRGGAYFFVPSLSAIRLLAENRF